A stretch of Leucobacter aridicollis DNA encodes these proteins:
- the fdxA gene encoding ferredoxin, with protein MTYVIALPCVDLKDKACIDECPVDCIYEGDRMLYIHPDECVDCGACEPVCPVEAIYYEDDLPGEWQEYYGANVEFFDAVGAPGGAARTGPIPGDHPFIAALPPQESALA; from the coding sequence GTGACGTATGTCATCGCGCTGCCGTGCGTGGATCTCAAGGACAAAGCGTGCATCGACGAGTGTCCGGTCGATTGCATTTACGAGGGTGATCGGATGCTCTACATCCACCCCGACGAATGCGTCGACTGCGGCGCCTGCGAGCCGGTCTGCCCTGTCGAAGCGATCTACTACGAAGACGACCTTCCCGGCGAATGGCAGGAGTACTACGGCGCGAACGTCGAGTTCTTCGACGCCGTCGGAGCGCCAGGCGGCGCAGCCCGCACCGGCCCCATCCCGGGCGATCACCCGTTCATCGCGGCCCTACCACCTCAGGAGAGTGCACTGGCATGA
- a CDS encoding FAD-dependent oxidoreductase: MPNRSVAIIGAGPAGVYAADILQGRDEQVRIDLFEKLPAPYGLVRYGVSPDHPRIKKIQDALHDVLENPRIRLVCNVEIGTDVTIAELRDAYDAVVISTGADRDVDLAVPGAELPGSYGGADFVAWYDGHPDAPQQWQLSAESVAVIGAGNVALDVARMIITHPHQLEQTDIPDHVEAAFRQNPVRDLHLLIRRGPADVRFSPMELRELGAREDVDVIVDPADMELDEHAERMVAQFNQRRIIVKTLTEWAHQDPATLTASRRVHLHFFQQPSRILGTDRVTAIEMERTQPDELGRITGTGETVQHNVGAVYRTIGYRSTPVPGVPFDDATGTIPDDAGRILDADGEPIPGLYATGWIRRGPVGLIGSTKSDAAEAIDSLITDLAARPGAAPEGAADALVARLTDAVGWDGWLRIDEAEKRLGAERGRERTKIVTREALMNHAREMEHTR; encoded by the coding sequence ATGCCGAACCGTTCCGTCGCAATCATCGGCGCGGGCCCCGCAGGGGTCTACGCCGCCGACATCCTCCAGGGCCGCGACGAGCAGGTGCGCATTGACCTGTTCGAGAAGCTCCCCGCACCGTACGGTCTCGTGCGCTACGGGGTCTCGCCCGATCACCCGCGCATCAAGAAGATTCAGGACGCGCTGCACGACGTGCTCGAGAACCCGCGCATTCGGCTCGTATGCAACGTTGAGATTGGTACCGACGTCACGATCGCGGAGCTGCGCGACGCGTACGATGCCGTCGTGATCTCTACTGGAGCCGACCGCGACGTCGACCTGGCCGTGCCCGGCGCTGAGCTTCCGGGCTCCTACGGCGGGGCGGACTTCGTCGCGTGGTACGACGGTCACCCCGACGCGCCCCAGCAGTGGCAGCTGTCAGCCGAGTCTGTCGCGGTGATTGGTGCGGGAAACGTCGCGCTCGACGTCGCCCGGATGATTATCACCCACCCGCACCAGCTCGAGCAGACCGACATCCCCGACCACGTCGAGGCAGCGTTCAGGCAGAACCCGGTGCGCGACCTGCATCTGCTCATCAGGCGCGGCCCCGCCGACGTGCGGTTTTCCCCGATGGAGCTGCGGGAGCTCGGCGCGCGCGAGGATGTTGACGTGATCGTTGATCCCGCCGACATGGAGCTCGACGAGCACGCTGAACGCATGGTCGCTCAGTTCAATCAGCGTCGCATCATCGTGAAAACGCTCACCGAGTGGGCACACCAGGATCCGGCGACCCTTACCGCGTCACGCCGCGTGCACCTGCACTTCTTCCAGCAGCCGTCGCGGATCCTCGGAACGGATCGCGTCACCGCGATCGAGATGGAACGCACCCAACCCGACGAGCTTGGACGCATTACCGGCACCGGCGAGACCGTGCAGCACAACGTTGGTGCCGTCTACCGCACCATCGGCTACCGCTCGACGCCCGTGCCAGGGGTCCCGTTCGACGACGCGACGGGCACGATCCCCGACGACGCCGGCCGCATCCTCGACGCCGACGGCGAGCCGATCCCCGGGCTGTACGCGACCGGCTGGATCCGGCGCGGACCGGTCGGACTCATCGGCTCGACGAAGTCCGACGCTGCCGAGGCGATCGACAGCCTGATCACCGACCTCGCGGCGCGGCCAGGCGCGGCGCCCGAGGGCGCGGCCGATGCGCTCGTCGCCCGCCTCACCGACGCCGTCGGTTGGGACGGCTGGCTGCGGATCGACGAGGCCGAGAAGCGACTCGGAGCTGAACGCGGTCGCGAACGCACGAAGATCGTCACCCGCGAGGCACTCATGAACCACGCACGAGAGATGGAGCACACGAGATGA
- a CDS encoding flavin reductase family protein produces the protein MSQNTGHGTGPSTSQDADSATTAEVSEVLAGAAASHAADLATNFKNAFRYHPAGVALITASTPEGPVGLTASSVASVAVDPAALVFSVTRTTGSAGLILAADSFLVHLLDAEHAPIAQQFAVSGGERFTEAQGWATLATGEPHLASARSALRARTLRQIPVGDSMLVVAEVLEIHTGPEDPAASVPMAYRDRAFTRLGERL, from the coding sequence ATGAGCCAGAACACCGGGCACGGTACGGGCCCGAGCACGAGCCAGGACGCGGACAGCGCCACCACTGCGGAAGTGTCGGAGGTGCTTGCAGGCGCCGCAGCGAGCCACGCGGCGGACCTCGCGACGAACTTCAAGAATGCGTTCAGATATCACCCGGCAGGCGTCGCGCTCATCACGGCGAGCACGCCCGAGGGACCCGTCGGCCTGACCGCGTCGAGCGTCGCATCCGTCGCAGTCGATCCGGCCGCGCTCGTCTTCTCGGTGACGCGCACCACTGGCAGCGCCGGCCTGATCCTCGCCGCCGACTCGTTCCTCGTGCACCTGCTTGATGCCGAGCACGCGCCGATTGCACAGCAGTTCGCCGTGTCGGGCGGTGAGCGCTTCACCGAGGCGCAGGGCTGGGCGACGCTCGCGACCGGCGAGCCGCACCTCGCGAGCGCCCGGTCGGCGCTGCGGGCGCGCACCCTCCGGCAGATCCCCGTCGGCGACTCGATGCTCGTCGTCGCCGAGGTGCTCGAGATCCACACCGGCCCCGAGGACCCCGCGGCGAGCGTGCCCATGGCCTATCGGGATCGCGCATTCACCAGACTCGGCGAACGGCTCTAG
- a CDS encoding superoxide dismutase, with protein sequence MSVYTLPDLPYDYSALAPHISGRIMELHHSKHHQAYVTGANTALEQLAEARESGNLANVNKLEKDLAFNLGGHINHSIFWENLSPNGGGDPEGDLAEALGTHFGSLEQFRAHFTATAMGVQGSGWSVLAWDELGKRPVIFQLFDQQGNAPLGVTPLLQLDVWEHAYYLDYENVRADYVKAFWNLVNWEDVARRFAAVQK encoded by the coding sequence ATGTCCGTCTACACCCTTCCCGACCTGCCCTACGACTACAGCGCGCTCGCGCCGCACATCTCGGGCCGCATCATGGAACTGCACCACTCGAAGCACCACCAGGCATACGTGACCGGCGCGAACACCGCGCTCGAGCAGCTCGCGGAGGCCCGCGAGTCGGGCAACCTCGCGAACGTGAACAAGCTCGAGAAGGACCTGGCGTTCAACCTCGGCGGCCACATCAACCACAGCATCTTCTGGGAGAACCTGTCGCCGAACGGCGGCGGCGATCCCGAGGGGGACCTCGCCGAGGCGCTCGGCACGCACTTCGGGTCGCTCGAGCAGTTCCGCGCGCACTTCACGGCAACGGCAATGGGCGTGCAGGGCTCGGGCTGGTCGGTGCTCGCGTGGGATGAACTCGGGAAGCGCCCCGTGATCTTCCAGCTCTTCGATCAGCAGGGCAACGCGCCGCTTGGCGTCACCCCGCTGCTGCAGCTCGACGTGTGGGAGCACGCGTACTACCTCGACTACGAGAACGTTCGCGCCGACTACGTCAAGGCCTTCTGGAACCTCGTGAACTGGGAGGACGTTGCGCGCCGGTTCGCGGCTGTCCAGAAGTAA
- a CDS encoding SDR family NAD(P)-dependent oxidoreductase — MSVVIIGASRGLGRALATGLADAGHTVVGVARTIPESEPAWIAADLARPSEAAERIAAGIGDDVDTIIWNVGIWERQAFTDAYDFTAAGEAHDAEVETLITTNVTAAVIVLRRLLPALLRQDRPRVIITGSTSGLAGSGRPEVAFGASKHAIHGIADALREGYRADRLAVTTMQLGYLNTEDGLDVPELDAAARGAGTLIPVHDVVKIVRTLLELSPAAFVRDLTLPAILDERF, encoded by the coding sequence ATGTCAGTCGTGATCATTGGAGCGAGCAGGGGACTCGGGCGTGCGCTTGCCACCGGCCTTGCCGACGCGGGGCACACGGTCGTTGGGGTCGCGAGGACGATCCCCGAGAGCGAGCCGGCCTGGATCGCGGCGGATCTCGCGCGACCGTCCGAGGCGGCGGAACGCATCGCTGCGGGAATAGGGGACGACGTCGACACGATCATCTGGAACGTCGGGATCTGGGAGCGTCAGGCGTTCACCGACGCGTATGACTTCACGGCGGCGGGGGAAGCGCACGACGCCGAGGTCGAGACGCTCATCACGACGAACGTCACGGCAGCGGTGATCGTGCTGCGGCGGCTGCTCCCAGCGCTCCTCCGTCAGGATCGGCCCCGCGTGATCATCACCGGCTCGACGTCGGGGCTTGCCGGGAGCGGCCGACCCGAGGTGGCGTTCGGTGCCTCGAAGCATGCGATCCACGGCATCGCCGACGCGTTGCGCGAGGGATACCGGGCCGACCGGCTCGCCGTGACGACGATGCAGCTCGGCTATCTGAACACGGAGGACGGGCTCGACGTTCCCGAGCTGGATGCCGCTGCGCGCGGGGCGGGAACCCTCATCCCCGTCCACGACGTCGTGAAGATCGTGCGCACGCTGCTTGAACTCTCACCGGCAGCGTTCGTGCGGGATCTGACGCTCCCCGCGATCCTCGACGAACGCTTCTAG
- a CDS encoding response regulator transcription factor yields the protein MIRVLIADDQSLIRQAVSDILSGDPTIEVVGQAVNGADAIAQTAALRPDVVLMDIRMPVTDGIAATTEICGDPDNAGTRVLILTTFEEDEHVVAALRAGASGFLGKGAEPEEIIRAVHAINEGDALLSSAATRSLITRYIATPPERAPGGSLPPELASLTEREHEVLLLVARGRSNQEIAEELVISPHTAKTHVNRIMAKVYAHDRAQLVILAYESGLLVPGA from the coding sequence ATGATCCGAGTACTCATCGCAGACGACCAATCGTTGATCCGCCAGGCCGTGAGCGACATTCTCAGTGGCGACCCGACCATCGAGGTAGTCGGCCAGGCCGTCAATGGCGCCGACGCGATCGCGCAGACCGCCGCGCTGCGGCCTGACGTCGTGCTCATGGATATTCGCATGCCAGTCACCGATGGGATTGCCGCGACCACCGAAATCTGCGGTGACCCCGACAACGCGGGAACACGCGTGCTCATCCTCACGACCTTCGAGGAGGACGAGCACGTCGTCGCCGCGTTGCGGGCCGGTGCGAGCGGCTTCCTCGGGAAGGGTGCCGAGCCCGAGGAGATCATTCGGGCGGTGCACGCCATCAACGAAGGCGACGCACTGCTGTCCTCCGCAGCAACGCGCAGCCTCATCACACGCTACATCGCGACGCCGCCGGAGCGAGCACCCGGTGGCTCGCTGCCGCCCGAGCTTGCCTCGCTCACGGAGCGCGAGCACGAGGTCCTGCTGCTTGTTGCGCGCGGCAGGTCGAATCAAGAGATCGCCGAGGAACTCGTGATCTCGCCGCACACCGCGAAGACGCACGTGAACCGCATCATGGCGAAGGTCTACGCCCACGACCGCGCGCAGCTCGTCATCCTCGCGTACGAGAGCGGGCTCCTCGTTCCCGGCGCCTGA
- a CDS encoding sensor histidine kinase: MSAPPTRSPLRIPSWAGDLLGALVAVVTTLVPGPGMGLGAPHPGGPRGPLLDGLPLIVLLGAILLIPLRRRFSILTLSAALGLFCAMIALHAPATGVGIVAVLAAYSVGSGTDRRTTLAVGGAATTLVVVLSVTVAEFGVIDPSIFQIAAGIAVAAALGDSSRSHREFVAAATERAERAEQTREAEVHRRVAEERLRIAQDLHDTVAHQISVISLNAGVASSSLGSAPEKARASLGTIRTSARLVLTEIGTLLQYLRADSANPGAGGADPDANAAPQRGIKDLDELYTSFAAAGLRVSATTTGDLDRIAPTTGTVAYRIVQEGLTNALKHGAGGEADLSITAAGTTLSISITNPVSDRSPNQRDPHRGGLGLTGIRERVAAVGGSVEITSLRDRFTLAATLPRGAEPHDSHESGEPA, translated from the coding sequence ATGTCGGCGCCTCCCACCAGATCTCCCCTGCGAATCCCCTCGTGGGCTGGCGACCTGCTGGGCGCGCTCGTCGCCGTCGTGACGACGCTCGTACCTGGTCCGGGCATGGGGCTGGGGGCACCCCACCCTGGCGGGCCTCGCGGCCCCCTCCTTGACGGCCTCCCGCTGATCGTGCTCCTCGGCGCCATCCTGCTCATCCCGCTGCGGCGGCGCTTCTCGATCCTGACCCTCTCAGCGGCCCTCGGGCTCTTCTGCGCGATGATTGCGCTGCACGCGCCCGCGACCGGAGTGGGGATCGTCGCGGTCCTTGCTGCGTACAGCGTCGGAAGCGGTACCGACAGACGTACGACGCTCGCGGTTGGCGGGGCCGCGACCACCCTCGTCGTCGTGCTTTCGGTGACCGTGGCCGAGTTCGGCGTCATCGACCCCAGCATTTTCCAAATCGCCGCCGGCATCGCAGTCGCTGCAGCCCTCGGCGACAGCTCGCGCTCGCATCGTGAGTTCGTGGCGGCGGCGACCGAACGGGCAGAGCGAGCCGAACAGACCCGCGAGGCGGAAGTACATCGCAGGGTCGCCGAGGAGCGCCTGCGGATCGCCCAGGATCTGCACGACACCGTCGCCCACCAGATCTCGGTGATCAGCCTGAACGCCGGGGTTGCATCGAGCTCGCTCGGATCCGCGCCCGAGAAAGCCCGCGCATCGCTCGGCACGATCCGAACCTCGGCACGCCTCGTGCTCACCGAGATCGGCACCCTGCTGCAGTACCTCCGTGCCGACTCGGCCAACCCCGGCGCGGGCGGCGCCGACCCAGACGCGAACGCCGCGCCGCAGCGCGGTATCAAAGACCTTGACGAGCTCTATACGAGCTTCGCCGCGGCCGGTCTGCGAGTGAGCGCGACGACGACCGGCGACCTTGACCGCATCGCCCCCACAACCGGCACCGTCGCGTATCGGATCGTGCAAGAGGGGCTCACGAACGCGCTCAAACACGGCGCGGGTGGCGAGGCTGATCTCAGCATCACCGCGGCTGGCACAACCCTCTCGATCAGCATCACGAATCCAGTCTCCGACCGATCCCCAAACCAGCGAGACCCGCACCGCGGCGGGCTCGGACTGACGGGCATCCGCGAGCGCGTCGCGGCGGTCGGCGGCAGTGTCGAGATCACGTCGCTGCGCGACAGATTCACCCTCGCCGCCACCCTGCCACGTGGCGCCGAACCGCACGACTCACACGAGAGCGGGGAACCCGCATGA
- a CDS encoding DUF4956 domain-containing protein produces MNSNTLILAAVDVAATAVLVLGIYYRRHRRRDLVVAFFGVNIGVLAVATVLSSTEVALGLGLGLFGVLSIIRLRSSEISQREVAYYFATLAMGLIGGLGGANIAVPAGLITLIVVIMWAVDHPALLPASRHQIVRLDRAIADELELRDELASRLGGDVTALTVQHLDLVNDSTLVDVRYTLRGLVRRTALARVTPKQRIALAEEAR; encoded by the coding sequence GTGAACTCCAACACACTGATTCTCGCCGCCGTCGACGTTGCCGCCACCGCGGTGCTCGTGCTCGGCATCTACTACCGCAGGCACCGCAGACGCGATCTCGTCGTTGCCTTCTTCGGAGTGAACATCGGAGTGCTTGCGGTCGCGACGGTGCTGAGCTCCACCGAGGTCGCACTTGGCCTTGGCCTGGGGCTGTTTGGCGTGCTCAGCATTATCCGGTTGCGCTCATCAGAGATATCGCAGCGCGAGGTCGCCTACTACTTCGCCACGCTCGCCATGGGGCTGATCGGAGGGCTCGGAGGCGCGAACATTGCCGTGCCGGCCGGACTGATCACGCTGATCGTCGTGATCATGTGGGCCGTTGATCACCCGGCGCTGCTGCCGGCGAGCCGCCACCAGATCGTTCGGTTGGACCGAGCGATCGCCGACGAGCTCGAGCTGCGCGACGAACTCGCGAGCCGGCTCGGCGGCGACGTGACGGCCCTGACCGTGCAGCACCTTGACCTGGTGAACGACAGCACCCTGGTCGACGTGCGCTACACGCTGCGTGGCCTCGTGCGCCGAACCGCGCTCGCCAGGGTCACCCCAAAACAGCGGATCGCGCTTGCGGAGGAGGCCCGATGA
- a CDS encoding polyphosphate polymerase domain-containing protein, translating to MIAGFEQRAPARPAPAAHPVEGFAAGLPPIALDDLVSEAPLMTRVDRKYLLPVSDALRTLESVAPGARVLEIAGRRRLAYDSVYFDTAEHTAYRLTAQRRRRRFKVRTRRYVDTETCFLEAKTKDGRGRTVKQRIPYAAADAGALTPEGRAFVGHILTTNGHPAATVAGLTAGTTSRYRRTTLLLPDGSRATIDTDLLWCDESGARARLDCHVIVESKSVGPRSELDSALWRAGHRPTSISKFGTGTAALHPELPRNKWARTLLAPFIYEPDTRHTQQRNTR from the coding sequence ATGATTGCCGGCTTCGAACAGCGTGCGCCCGCCAGGCCCGCGCCGGCGGCCCATCCCGTCGAGGGGTTCGCAGCAGGGCTGCCACCGATCGCGCTCGACGACCTCGTGAGCGAGGCACCCCTGATGACTCGCGTGGACAGGAAATACCTGCTGCCCGTCTCGGACGCGCTACGTACCCTCGAGAGCGTTGCGCCCGGCGCGCGCGTGCTTGAGATCGCCGGCCGCCGCAGGCTCGCGTACGACTCTGTCTACTTCGACACCGCGGAGCACACGGCGTACCGGCTTACCGCGCAGCGCCGCAGGCGCCGCTTCAAAGTTCGCACGCGGCGCTACGTCGACACCGAAACCTGCTTCCTTGAAGCGAAGACGAAGGACGGTCGCGGTCGGACGGTGAAGCAGCGCATTCCATACGCTGCCGCAGATGCCGGGGCGCTCACACCAGAGGGGCGCGCGTTCGTCGGGCACATCCTCACGACCAATGGACATCCTGCGGCGACCGTCGCCGGGCTCACAGCCGGGACCACGAGCCGCTACCGTCGCACCACGCTGCTGCTCCCTGACGGCAGCCGCGCGACGATCGATACGGACCTGCTGTGGTGCGACGAGTCGGGCGCCCGCGCCAGGCTGGATTGCCACGTCATCGTCGAATCCAAGTCGGTCGGGCCGCGCAGCGAACTCGACAGCGCGCTCTGGCGTGCCGGGCACCGGCCCACAAGCATCAGCAAGTTCGGCACGGGCACCGCCGCACTCCACCCGGAGCTGCCGCGCAATAAGTGGGCGCGCACGCTGCTCGCACCCTTCATCTATGAACCAGATACACGCCACACCCAGCAAAGGAACACACGATGA
- a CDS encoding carbohydrate-binding domain-containing protein has product MNRKFLLPATLLVGGLILTGCTAVPAESGEKPSAAATAQPSTESVEPVLTGELTPAEVMAENADYTTFNTDEWDESDAIDVTLSGTTATVAGGTGGVTANGSTVSITAAGVYRLTGNFEGGIVVAAPDDAEVVLLLDGVTVANASGAAIDVQSADDVAIHLANGSSNTVSDAASYTADADANAAISAASDLTISGSGSLEVTGKGGHGIKSTDDLVILDGTLEVTAAEDALRGKDALVVEGGTLTLRATSGDGMKAKGDDGESDASAIDWTTGYTYVSGGTIAIDAGDDGIQSFTDTVLTGGTVSVAAADDGVKAEAIVSIGESSGIPAPTVTVTTSNEGIEAANIGIGGGVVSVTATDDGLNASGNAELQARIDGTEATADGAGEFGNSGERLEIAGGTVTVDAEGDGLDSNGDLTISGGETVVYGPTRGGNGSLDANGELTVSGGTVTTYGPNSMEQTPSVGDAGWVLVPAALAAGQQAQLVDESGAVVAELSAKKVAANIIFASTAISAGDTYSVIAGGETLGDAVAGEGGMGGPGAMGGPGEMGPGGPGGAEGMPGGGEPPARPGEDS; this is encoded by the coding sequence ATGAATAGGAAATTCCTGCTTCCGGCCACGCTCCTCGTTGGCGGCCTGATCCTCACCGGTTGCACGGCGGTCCCAGCCGAATCCGGCGAAAAACCGAGCGCCGCTGCGACGGCGCAGCCATCGACCGAGTCCGTCGAACCCGTGCTCACAGGTGAACTCACGCCCGCCGAGGTCATGGCTGAGAACGCCGACTACACGACGTTCAACACCGACGAGTGGGATGAATCCGACGCGATAGACGTGACGCTCTCGGGCACCACAGCGACAGTGGCGGGCGGGACAGGCGGCGTCACCGCGAACGGCTCGACCGTCAGTATCACTGCCGCGGGGGTGTACCGGCTCACCGGCAATTTCGAGGGTGGCATTGTCGTCGCTGCGCCCGACGACGCCGAGGTCGTGCTTCTGCTTGACGGGGTGACGGTCGCCAACGCCAGCGGCGCGGCGATCGACGTGCAGTCGGCCGATGACGTCGCGATCCACCTCGCGAACGGAAGTTCAAATACAGTCTCGGACGCGGCGAGCTACACCGCCGACGCCGACGCGAACGCAGCAATCTCCGCGGCGAGCGACCTCACGATTTCGGGATCGGGCTCCCTGGAAGTGACTGGCAAGGGCGGGCACGGAATTAAGTCGACAGACGATCTCGTGATTCTCGACGGAACACTCGAAGTCACGGCGGCGGAGGACGCGCTGCGCGGCAAGGATGCGCTCGTCGTTGAGGGCGGCACGCTCACGCTTCGGGCGACCTCTGGCGATGGCATGAAGGCGAAAGGCGACGATGGCGAGAGCGACGCAAGCGCGATCGACTGGACGACGGGCTACACCTATGTGTCGGGCGGCACGATCGCCATAGACGCGGGCGACGACGGCATTCAGTCTTTTACCGACACTGTGCTCACAGGCGGCACTGTCTCCGTCGCGGCCGCTGACGATGGGGTGAAAGCCGAGGCCATCGTGTCGATCGGAGAGAGCTCAGGCATTCCAGCGCCGACGGTCACCGTCACGACGTCGAACGAAGGGATCGAGGCCGCGAACATCGGTATCGGCGGTGGAGTCGTCAGCGTGACCGCGACCGACGACGGCCTCAACGCGTCGGGGAACGCCGAACTCCAAGCCCGCATCGATGGGACCGAGGCGACCGCAGACGGGGCAGGCGAGTTTGGCAACTCGGGGGAGCGGCTAGAGATTGCTGGAGGAACCGTCACCGTCGACGCGGAAGGCGACGGGCTCGACTCCAACGGGGACCTCACGATCAGCGGCGGTGAGACCGTGGTCTACGGTCCCACCCGAGGTGGCAACGGGTCGCTCGACGCGAACGGCGAACTCACGGTCTCCGGCGGCACTGTCACGACTTACGGGCCGAACAGCATGGAGCAGACGCCGAGCGTCGGCGACGCGGGGTGGGTGCTCGTGCCCGCCGCGCTCGCCGCCGGACAGCAGGCGCAGCTCGTCGATGAGAGCGGCGCGGTCGTCGCCGAACTCTCAGCGAAGAAGGTGGCCGCGAACATTATCTTCGCGTCGACCGCGATCTCCGCGGGTGACACCTATTCGGTGATCGCGGGCGGCGAGACCCTCGGCGACGCGGTCGCCGGCGAGGGCGGCATGGGCGGTCCCGGCGCCATGGGCGGCCCAGGCGAGATGGGGCCGGGTGGCCCCGGTGGGGCGGAAGGCATGCCAGGTGGTGGCGAGCCGCCCGCACGTCCTGGCGAGGACAGCTAG